CGGCGGTGAGTGAGAAGCAGCACCAACCCGCGGCGGGCCTCGCGGGCCGCAGGGCGGGGGCCGGGCTGGGGCAGTGTGTGGGAAAGGGGGCTAGAGTCGAGTAATGGGGCTGAGTGGGAAGGGTCGGGGCTCGGGCGGAGGTTTGGGAGGATCCTGGGTGGGAAGGGAGGCGTTAGAGCTGTCCCCCAAGAGCGTCTCCGGGGTTATCGGAGCAAAGGGCTTGGCAGTCGGACAGCCCAGGACCGAAAGGGGGTAGACGGGTCGAGGTTATTTGATTGTCTCGGGAGGTTTAGGGCGTGAGAAAAGAGGTGATGAGTTGACGTGAACAGCAAGGTATACCTGGGAAGAATTAGGCCGGTGAGAGAGGTCTTGATGTGAAAAGATACTGGGAAACGGACCTCCCCGGAGGGTAGTTTTAGAGCTGAGGGAAAGGTCCAAGTATGAAGAATGGGATCACATTATTGTGAAGAGGGCTTAAACCAAACTGAAGGGGGATTGGGTTTCCTTGGAATGGGATGAGAAGGGTCTCAGTGCAAAGAAGAGTTATGTGAAAAGGGTGCATAGGTGTTTCTAGAATAGGTTGCGTGGAGGTAGTCCTTTTGAAAAGTGCAGGGAATTAGGTCGTGAAGAGTGGAAATTGGGTCTTCCTGGATGGGTGTTGGGTGATGAGAGATCTGTGTGCTAGGGGCGCAGAGTGTCTGGATATCACTTAAATGAGAATGATCTGTTAGTTTGATAAGAAGTTAGGAATCCTGGGTATCCCCAGAGTATGTAATAGGTTGGCTAGTGAGAGGGTCCGGATATGAGGAAGAGGGACCTGGCTATGCTCTGTCAGGGGCTAGGGTGGGTGGGGGGTTCTGCATAGGAAGAGAGGATCTGGGGATCCCTAAAAGGAACTTAGGCAGTGGGAGGGTCTCTGTGTGAAAGGGATTCAAGCTATTATGAAGGGTAGTTTGGATATCCCTGAATTGGGGGGTGGCAAGGGGTCTTTTTGCAAAGAAGGGAAATTAAGTTACAAGAGGGGGCTGAGTGTCCCTGGAATGGGTTAGGGTGAGaaggggttgtgtgtgtgtgcgtgacagagacagagagaaggacagatagggacagagactggaagggagaggagaagcatcagttctttgttgcagcaccttagttggttcgttgactgttttctcatatgtgccttggtggggggagcaagtgaccccttgctcaagccagcgacctttgggctcaagccagcgaccatggggtcatgtctatgatcccatgctcaagccagcaaaccgcactcaagctggatgagcccgcgctcaagttggccacctcagggtttcaaacctgggtcctccgcttcccagtcctaTCTGCGCCACCTACTGGTCAAGCGAGAggggctctttaaaaaaaaaaaaagaaaggttaggTTAATAATGTGAAAGGGGGGCGGGGTCCTGGATATCCCAGAATGGGTTAGGGTGTGTCTTTTTGTAAAGAAGAGCTTGGGTTGATAAGGGTATCCCTACAGTGGGTTAGGGTGGTAAGGGACattttttcagagaagaaaaaaaatgaaaagaggatctGGGAATTCCTGAATGGGTTGGGGTGATTGTAAATGAAGACAAGGGCTTTAAGTCAATATGTATAGTGTATCTGGATATCCCAGAGGAGAATTAGAATTGTAGATGAGGTTTCAGTGTAAAGAAAAAGTGATTGATGTGAAGAGTGTCTGGGGACACAAGTTAGAATAGGGGGAAGGGTCTAGATATGAAGAAAGGGTTAGGTATTTGTGAAGATGGGTTTGGGTATTTCAGACAGGAGATTAGGCCTTTTTTTGAAGAGGAGGCCAATGTGAGAAAAGTTGAATAGAAGAAGGGATAGTCTGATGTAAAGGTCCTGGGCACCAGAGGCAGAGAGTGAGATGGGTAGCAGGAGTTGTGATTAAAGGAGAGAAGTTGCGCAATGTGAGGGTGCTGAAAGGGGTGGGACATTGGGCAATTTGAGTGGTCtgggtgtaaaaagtttgggggctaaggggaaggagcagaggaCAAGCGAGGCCGGAAGAAGCAGGTTGTTAGAGCTTTGTGGACTCCCCTGAGTGTCTGGGAGCAAGAATGGGGTAGTTAGTTAATAGTGAGAAGAATCAGTGGAAGGACGTCTCAGTGGAGAGGACATGGGTTCCTGTGTGACTGGTGGAGCATTGGGCATGGGAGAATGAGGTTATAAGGATCTGGTGGGTGGAGTTTGATTCCGGTTGATTCAGACGTGAGACTTGGGTAGATTCACCAGGAAGGGGCTGCTGGGAAGATTTTGTGCTTGGTGCTCTCGTGTGTTTGGGAGAGGGAAAATTGGGTGGGGGGTGCAGTAGGAGTGGAAAAATGGTCATAAGAAGTTAGAGGGGGATATAGGTCTAGGTGGGGCAGATGGTAAATGGAAAGAATTGTTCCTGGGAAGGACTGAGAAAGCAGTGGCTTAGTTGTGATTTGTCTCCAAATATTCCTTTTCCCAGCCCAGGGTCTTGCTGCCACCATGACTGAGGAATCAGAGGAGACGGTCCTGTACATTGAACATCGCTTTGTCTGCTCAGAGTGCAACCAGCTTTATGGCTCCCTGGAGGAGGTGCTCATGCACCAGAACTCCCACGTGCCTCAGCAGCACTTTGAGCTTGTGGGTGTGGCTGACCCTGGAGTCACTGTGGCCACAGAGGCAGCTTCTGGCACAGGCCTATATCAGACTGTAGTGCAGGAGAGCCAGTACCAGTGCCTAGAGTGTGGGCAGCTGCTCTTGTCACCCAGCCAGCTCCTGGAGCACCAGGAACTGCACCTGAAAATGATGGCGCCCCAGGAGGCAGTGCCAGCTGAGCCACCACCTAAGGTGCCTGCCCTAAGCTCCAGTACCATCCACTATGAATGTGTTGATTGCAAGGCTCTTTTTGCCAGCCAGGAGCTCTGGCTAAACCACCGCCAGACGCACCTCAGGGCCACTCCCACCAAGTCTCAGGCCCCAGTTATTCTGGGGCCCCCAGTTGTCCTAGGATCTCCCATGGGTCCAGCCCGTGTGGCCATGGAGCACTCATACCGCAAaacagaagagggaggggaaggggcagctgTCTCTTCTGCTGCTACCACCACCACTGAGGTGGTGACCGAGGTGGAGCTGCTTCTCTACAAGTGCTCTGAGTGCTCCCAGCTCTTCCAGCTGCCAGCTGACTTTCTGGAGCACCAGGCCACTCattttcctgctcctgccccagaGTCTGAGGAGCCTGCCTTGCAGCAGGAGACCCTGACCTCCTCACCTGCAGAGGTGCCTGTGACTCAGCCTGATCCCCTACCATCCTCTGACCACAGTTATGAGCTGCGCAATGGTGAAGCCATTGGGCGTGATCGCCGGGGACGCAAGGCCCGGAAGAACAACAGTGGAGAGCCAGGTGGGGCAGCCACCCAGGAGCTCTTTTGCTCAGCCTGTGATCAGCTCTTTCTCTCACCTCACCAGCTACAACAGCACCTGCGGAGTCACCGGGAGGGTGTCTTTAAGTGCCCCCTGTGCAGTCGTGTCTTCCCTAGTCCTTCCAGTCTGGACCAGCACCTCGGAGACCACAGCAGTGAGTCTCACTTCCTTTGTGTGGACTGTGGTCTGGCCTTTGGGACAGAGGCCCTCCTCCTGGCCCATCGGCGAGCCCACACCCCAAATCCTCTGCATTCGTGTCCATGTGGAAAGAACTTTGTCAACCTTACCAAGTTCCTTTATCATCGGCGTACCCACGGGGTGGGAGGTGTCCCTTTACCCTCAACACCAGTCCCACCAGAGGAGCCTGTTACTGGTTTCTCTGAGCCAGCTTCGGCAGAAACTGGAGAGCCAGAGGTTTCAGAGCCCCCCATGTCTGAAGAGAGCTCAGCAGAGCCTGCTGCCCCAGGCACCTACCGCTGCCTACTATGCAGCCGTGAGTTTGGCAAGGCATTACAGCTCACCCGGCACCAGCGTTTTGTGCACCGGCTAGAACGGCGCCATAAGTGTGGCATTTGTGGCAAGATGTTCAAGAAGAAGTCTCATGTGCGAAACCATTTGCGCACACACACAGGCGAacggcccttcccctgcccagaCTGCTCTAAGCCCTTCAACTCGCCTGCCAACCTGGCCCGCCACCGGCTCACACACACGGGGGAACGGCCCTACCGGTGTGGGGACTGTGGCAAGGCTTTCACACAAAGCTCCACACTGAGGCAGCATCGCCTGGTGCATGCCCAGCACTTCCCCTACCGCTGCCAGGAGTGCGGCGTGCGTTTTCACCGCCCCTATCGTCTGCTCATGCACCGCTACCACCACACTGGCGAGTACCCCTACAAGTGTCGCGAGTGCCCCCGCTCCTTCTTGCTGCGCCGGCTGCTGGAAGTGCACCAGCTTGTGGCCCACGCTGGGCGCCAGCCTCACCGCTGCCCATCCTGTGGGGCTGCCTTCCCTTCCTCACTGCGCCTCCGTGAACACCGCTGtgcagctgctgctgcccagggcCCAAGGCGCTTTGAGTGTGGTACCTGTGGCAAAAAAGTGGGCTCAGCTGCTCGGCTGCAAGCACATGAGGCGGCCCATGCAGCTGCTGGGCCTGGAGAGGTCCTAGCTAAGGAGCCCCCAGCACCCCGGGCCCCAAGAGCCACTCGCACACCAGTGGCACCCCCTGTGGCCCTTGCAGGCACTGCTGCTACAGCCCCTGCAGGCACTGCAGCTCCTGCTCGACGCCGGGGCCTGGAGTGCAGTGAGTGTAAGAAGCTCTTCAGCACAGAGACGTCACTGCAGGTGCACCGGCGCATCCACACAGGCGAGCGGCCCTACCCGTGTCCAGACTGTGGCAAGGCCTTCCGTCAGAGTACCCACCTGAAGGACCACCGGCGCCTGCACACAGGTGAGCGGCCCTTTGCCTGTGAAGTGTGTGGCAAGGCCTTTGCCATCTCCATGCGCCTGGCAGAACATCGCCGCATTCACACAGGTGAACGGCCCTACTCCTGCCCTGACTGTGGCAAGAGCTACCGCTCCTTCTCCAACCTGTGGAAACACCGCAAGACCCACCAACAGCAGCATCAGGCAGCTGTGCGGCAGCAGCTTGCAGAGGCAGAGGCTGCTGTTGGCCTGGCAGTAATGGAGACTGCAGTGGAGACGCTGCCCCTGGTGGAGGCCATTGAGATCTACCCTCTGACTGAGGCGGAGGGGGTCCAGATCAGTGGCTGACCCTGCACATTGTCCTCTTCAGCAGCACCGTGCCCTATTGCTGAAGAAACTCCAGTTAAATTTCTATATATACAGTACCCCTTCCTCCACTCCTCCCAACCGCTATATAAGTTGTATAACCGGATTTATTCTTTTCTGAGGGGTGTTCTGGCATCCTGATACACATAAAGGTGCCTCTCACCCTTCCATCTGTTAGCACTGGTGGCCCCAAGGTAAAATCGTCAATAAAGACTAAGTTGGACATTTATGTGCTTTTGACTGGCCTGGCTGTATGGGGTGGAGTTTGGGAGCCATGAGTCCAGGTACTTTTTATGGCTGTGTTTTCAGTGTCTAGAACAGGGCCTCGCAAGTAGTAGGAGCTCAGtaaatacaatgtgtccataaagtcatggtgcacttttgaccggtcacaggaaagcaataaaagatgatagaaatgtgaaatctacaccaaataaaaggaaaaccctcccagtttctgtaggatgatgtggcagtatgtgcacAGATggtgacgtaacaccatgtacatggcggagcagcccacggccatgccaatcgagatgtggacggtacagaggaaagttcagtgtgttctgtggctcactaaatttgaatctgtgaccaaaatgCAATGTGATTATCaacacgtttataacaaagcgccaccacataggaataacattactcggagggataagcagttgaaggaaaccggcagtttggtggagaaaccctgttctggtagagcatcagtcagtgacgagtctgtagaggctatacgggatagctactgcactgaataggtatgaaactgggagagttttccttttatttggtgcagatttcacatttctatcatcttttgttgctttcctgtgactggtcaaaagtgcaccatgactttacagacacactgtattt
The Saccopteryx bilineata isolate mSacBil1 chromosome 3, mSacBil1_pri_phased_curated, whole genome shotgun sequence DNA segment above includes these coding regions:
- the ZNF574 gene encoding zinc finger protein 574, whose product is MTEESEETVLYIEHRFVCSECNQLYGSLEEVLMHQNSHVPQQHFELVGVADPGVTVATEAASGTGLYQTVVQESQYQCLECGQLLLSPSQLLEHQELHLKMMAPQEAVPAEPPPKVPALSSSTIHYECVDCKALFASQELWLNHRQTHLRATPTKSQAPVILGPPVVLGSPMGPARVAMEHSYRKTEEGGEGAAVSSAATTTTEVVTEVELLLYKCSECSQLFQLPADFLEHQATHFPAPAPESEEPALQQETLTSSPAEVPVTQPDPLPSSDHSYELRNGEAIGRDRRGRKARKNNSGEPGGAATQELFCSACDQLFLSPHQLQQHLRSHREGVFKCPLCSRVFPSPSSLDQHLGDHSSESHFLCVDCGLAFGTEALLLAHRRAHTPNPLHSCPCGKNFVNLTKFLYHRRTHGVGGVPLPSTPVPPEEPVTGFSEPASAETGEPEVSEPPMSEESSAEPAAPGTYRCLLCSREFGKALQLTRHQRFVHRLERRHKCGICGKMFKKKSHVRNHLRTHTGERPFPCPDCSKPFNSPANLARHRLTHTGERPYRCGDCGKAFTQSSTLRQHRLVHAQHFPYRCQECGVRFHRPYRLLMHRYHHTGEYPYKCRECPRSFLLRRLLEVHQLVAHAGRQPHRCPSCGAAFPSSLRLREHRCAAAAAQGPRRFECGTCGKKVGSAARLQAHEAAHAAAGPGEVLAKEPPAPRAPRATRTPVAPPVALAGTAATAPAGTAAPARRRGLECSECKKLFSTETSLQVHRRIHTGERPYPCPDCGKAFRQSTHLKDHRRLHTGERPFACEVCGKAFAISMRLAEHRRIHTGERPYSCPDCGKSYRSFSNLWKHRKTHQQQHQAAVRQQLAEAEAAVGLAVMETAVETLPLVEAIEIYPLTEAEGVQISG